The Zingiber officinale cultivar Zhangliang chromosome 10A, Zo_v1.1, whole genome shotgun sequence genome contains a region encoding:
- the LOC122026605 gene encoding glyceraldehyde-3-phosphate dehydrogenase, cytosolic-like, giving the protein MLSVNPEEIPWVETGAEFVVESTGVFTDKDKAAAHLKGGAKNVIISAPSKDAPMFVVGVNEHAYTSDINIVSNASCTTNCLAPLAKVIHDRFGIAEGLMTTMHSITGNGMPVALSLESKSNIVAYGTVVHVNGDGKLLHGVPLPMNCMRVSIDEVVENQQGCPFPFQMNVTPLMTL; this is encoded by the exons ATGTTATCTGT AAACCCTGAGGAGATTCCTTGGGTCGAGACTGGAGCTGAGTTCGTTGTGGAGTCGACTGGTGTCTTCACCGACAAGGACAAGGCTGCTGCTCACTTAAAG GGTGGTGCCAAGAATGTCATCATTtctgctccaagcaaggatgcacCTATGTTTGTGGTGGGAGTGAATGAGCATGCATACACATCTGACATCAATATTGTCTCCAATGCTAGCTGCACCACCAACTGCCTTGCCCCTCTTGCAAAG GTCATTCATGATAGATTTGGAATTGCGGAAGGTTTGATGACGACTATGCATTCCATCACTGGTAAT GGTATGCCAGTTGCACTGTCACTGGAATCAAAGTCCAATATTGTGGCCTATGGTACAGTtgttcatgtcaatggagatggaAAATTACTTCATGGTGTCCCGTTACCCATGAATTGCATGCGCGTCTCGATTGATGAGGTTGTGGAGAATCAGCAAGGTTGCCCTTTCCCATTCCAAATGAATGTAACACCATTGATGACGCTATAG